In the Apodemus sylvaticus chromosome 3, mApoSyl1.1, whole genome shotgun sequence genome, AGAACTAGGCTGTGGAAGAGACGGGGCTGTAAGGAGCCAGGCTCTTGGGACGGGACTTGAGGGGTTCGGGCTTACAGAAGCAGCGGCTGTTGGGGACTCGGGCTCTGAATGAGACTTAGGAAACGGGGACGGATGTGAATTCTGCAGCATCTAAGGGAAACCCTTCTGAGAGGGACAGGATGGTAAAGACTCCGTACTTTATAAGAGGCGAGGGTAGGAACGAAACGGGACGTGAAAGTGGAGCCCGAGCTCTCGGGCTCCTAAGAGACAGAAGCGGGACAGTAGAGTCCCAGCTCCTAAGGATTCAGAAACAGGGCAGCAAAGACTTAGGGACTGGAGATAGCGAAGCAGGCAGAGAAGACTTAAGttttaaagggaaaagaaacaGGCAGTGAGGACTGGGTCTTCTTTGGGGACAAGATCCAGGCTTTCAGACTCAAGAGTTTCTGAAGGGACAGAGATGTAAGAACCGGAGCTCCTAGAAGTGGAGGATCTAGGGGGTCCTTGAAGGCTGGGAGATCAACCTTCAAGGGAGACAGGTTGAAAAGATTTAGCGATCTGTTCTCTGTACCCGGAGGATTAATATATATGTTCGGGGGGGGGGTGTcctggggggaggaggaagacttCTTGGCGCTGCCTATTTGGCTTTTTGCATTCAGGCTTTTTCTTGTGTCCGACACTTAACCTATAAAACCCACATGAAACGTCTTCGTTTTTCTTCATTATTGTGAATCAGATGTGAAGTTGAAAGCAGTTTGAACTCGTTATATACTTGATAAGTGCCTTAAGCCCTCCCTATTCCATTCAGCCCTTGTTGAGCACAGATCTCTGTATCATAAGCAAACTGTCATAGATGGAGGTGCAGCAAAGGAGGGTCCAAAGAAGGATTAGGATCACTGAGCCAAATTCTTGGGCTATAGAGCACTCTACCATGTACATCAAATAAGTGGTGCTTGGTGGAAATTAGTTGAATAAATGCTTTTAGAATCTctaccctcaaactcagaagggattttttttctaacggattttaatattttagtacCTATTATGTGTGGCGTGACATAAATGTTACAGGTGAGGAAACAAACTTTTAAgtaaaaagttttttattttatttatttataaattttatttatttttcagtaatgTATTGAGAAATTCACAAGTAACTGTGGCCTAGAACATTTTCTAGGGATTGCTTTTAGAAGAGTGGCTTGGACCCTGTCATTTCCCTTCATAAAGATCCATGACTGAAACCTACTCAGATGAGTGGGGCACAACTTAAGCACTTTgggtttcttgttctttctttctttctttctttctttctttctttgtttgtttgtttttctctttcttttttttttctttctttcttttttttaagatttattattatacgtaagtacattGTACCTGTCTTTAGatacgccagaagagggcgtcaggtctcattacagatgtgacaggcagtggtggcgtatgcatgtaatcccagcactctgggaggcagagttaggtggatttctgagttcgaggccagcctggtctacagggtgagttccaggacagccagggctatacagagaaatcctgtctcgaaaaaaccaaaaatccaaaaaaaaaaaaaaaaaaaaaaaaaaaaaaaaaacccaaaaaaaaccaacaacaaaaataaaacaaacaaacacagttgtgagtgaccatgtggttgctgggatttgaactcaggaccttcggaagagcaatcagtgctcttaaccgctgagccatctctccagcccttgttttgtttttctttttttcttttttcttgagggggggggggcgatttcgagacagggtttttctgtgtagccctggctgtcctggaactctgtagaccaggctggcttcaaactgaagagatctgcctgcctctgcctctggagtgttaGGAGTAAAGGTGTGTTCCACATGAACATCTTAAACACTTTCAAGTATTCTGTCACCACCTtatcacagctccacagttaaGTGTGGTTAGTCCTGTTGTATGTATAAGTGTTACAGGGAGGGTAAGGACTTTGTCTTAAATAACGTAGTACTGAGTAGCTTATTTCCAAATGTGCCTCTAAAACTTTCTTAAACTTTCCTAAGTGGATTTCCCTCTATGTGTAGCATGCATGTGAACAAAATATAAGTAATATTTATAAAGCCTGCCATTGAATGAAAGCacactctctcctcccccacctaTTTAGCTCCCCCTAGCCTGGAaattgctgtgtagaccaggctggcctcaaactcagagatccacctgcctctgcctcccaagcgctaggATTCAAGGCTACACCACCACAGTCAGTGTCTTCCTTAACTCCTTTTAAAGTTCAGGGTACTTCCATAGGATTTGAGATCTAAATTCCTGTGTTTTCACAGAAGCATAGATATTCCaggtagaaaaagaaatgtttatagaATCTTTCTTGTAATAGAGTaggttatatttaatttatttttgaaaattagggCTCCATCAGATGAACTTTCCAGTTAACTGCTAGCATGTACTTGCTGTTTGGATGCTTGGGCTAACGGAGCCAGGCGCCTTGTGCTTGACTGTAATCCCATTTACATTGGAAATAGAGGCTGGGAGATCAGGAGTTCAGTGTGTCAACAGGAGACTTTATCTCAAGCGGGAGTGGGGAGCGTATCAGGTGAGGTGGTTCTCCTGGTAAGGTGATCATCACagagtgataatttgatttcagTCCCTGAGTCCTGCATGGTGGAAGGTATAAATAATAACTCCCAAAATTATCCTCTGACCACATCATTGCAGACACACTGAATAAAGgaacaattttttatttatttatttatttatttatttatttttccgagacagggtttctctgtgtagccctggttgtcctggaactcactgtgtagaccaggctggccttgaactcagaaatctgcctgcctctgcctcccaagtgctgggattaaaggcgtgctctaCTCCACCCggctaaaatattttaattgttttttttggattttgctttttttttttttttcaagacaggatttctctgtatagtcctggctatcctggaactcactctgtagaccaggctggcctcgaactcagaaatccgcctgcctctgcctcccagagtgctgggattagaggcatgcgccaccacacctggcgttttttttttttaatatttatttatcatatatatatacaccactgatctgttcagacacaccagaaaagggaataggatcccattacagatggctgtgagccaccatgtggatgctgggaatcaactcaggacctctggaagagcagtcggttctTAACCAtcccctctccaccccccacctctacctccttattttttatgtctatgaatgtttttcctcaatgtatgtttatgtacatcTGTACTTGATTCAGAGTCCTGAAAAGGGCATCGTGTCCCCCTAGAACTGGGTTGTAAGCCATTGTGTGGATGGTGGGGACAGAAGCTgggccctctgtaagagcaacaagttctcttaaccatggACCCATCTCCTGTTCCTATTCCTGTTTTCAGAAGCCTGCATAAAAGTGATCAGGATTTATTTATACCAAATTATGAGAGAAAGCATACCCTTATcaccatcttgttgattttaattTGGGGGGGGTGGTTGTCTCTTTTAGAGAGGGTCTACTGTGTACCTAAGACTCTGTTGCCTTggtttcctgaatgctgggattatgggtttACACCACAATGCCCAGCTTGATAGTTCAGCTAGTGATAATGGATTGCTGAATTAGCATTGTTACCTATATTTACAAaatacttgaattttttttctttttaaagtatgtgtgtttgtctgtatatgTGAGTTGCAGGTGCCGTTAGAGATCAGAGATGTCAGATCCTTGAAGATGGGAGTTTTGGGTGTTGTGAGCCCCTTTATATGAGTGCTGAGAACTTGACGTGGTTCCTCTGAAAGGGCAGATGCACTCTTAGCATTgttgagccacctccccagctccccacagttttggttttttttttcctgaggcagggtcactagcccaggctggcctcaaactctatatAGACAAGGATGACTGAATTCTGAtgctcctgagtgccgggattacaggcatgggccaccataccAGGTTTATGTGGTGGGTGTCCAGCCCATGGCATCACCTATGCTAGGCAAGCaattaccaactgagctgcaccCCAACCCAAAATCTAGTGTGCTCTGCACTGTGAAACAGCAGGTGTGCTGGGGTCATCCTGAAACATTCACATATGGACTTGATTTTAAACTTTCACTGAAAGGGACTTTAGAATCTGCACCGGTTCAGCTGCTAAAATAGATGTAGAGGTAGGGTCATAGATGGTTTTCCACAGTACCTCTCATAAGCCTCCTGCACACTCTCTGTcagtctgcctcctcctcctcctcttcctcctcttcttcctccttttcttcttcttcctcctcctttctcctccttccttcttctctcttctttcttctcctcttctccttcttgttcatcttatttttatttaagatagggtttctctgtatagcctggctatcctggaactcaatctataaaccaggctagcttcaagcttctgcctctcaagggctggggttaaaggtgtgcatcaccacccaGCACTGATACGATTTTTCAACTCACTGttccctttaatttttttgtttgtttttgttttgttttttgtttttttgagacagggtttctctttgtagccctggctgtcctggagctcactctgtagaccaggctggcctcaaacttagaaatccacctgcctctgtctcccaagtgtattatatatatatatatattttttttttttggtcctttttttttaaatgctgtctcATGTTGCCCACAGCGCCATAAACTGACCATGCAGCTCTAGACTACTGTGAGGTACTTCCTACCTCCACCTCAGAAGTACCAGGATGATAGGTACTCACCACCATACCTAgcgatttatttttattctctgagaTGGGGTTTGTAACATAGCCCAAGCTGCCCTTCAGTGCCTGGGCTAaagtgatcctcttgcctgagtTTCCAAGTAGCTGGGGTTGCAGACTTcagtccttcctccatccctccctgtaTAGGAGATCAAACCCATATCCTTAAACATACAAGGCAAAACATCAGACCCTGACTTAAATAACCAGTCTCTTccctaataaacaaacaaaagccatcaAGAATAACTCTCGTCATTAGGGCCAATCTGATGCCTCAAAGAACCAAAGTGCTTGCTGTCAATCCTAACCTAAGTTTGATCTACATGGTGAAATGAGAGAGCCAACTCCCCAGAGTTatcttctgccccccccccccatcactgtGACCTATGTCTGTTCCTTGCCCAATGTAAAACAAGTAGTAAATAGAAAAACTTTTCTAGCTGTAAGTGATTATAGAAGTCGGGCCTACGCTGTGATCTTAGCACATGGAGCAGGAGGGGTGAGTCAGGAGAAGCACTCCTGAGTCAAAGTCAACTTAGACTACTAGTAAGTGCTAATCTACCCAATGGGCTGTAACAGcattctgtctcagaaaagacCTGGATCTGCTGGTTCAGGCCTGTAATGCCAGCTtttggctaaggcaggaaggttGTTTATGAGTTCAGTTGTCTcctagtgaattccaggtcaatctggggtacatagcaagaccctaaaAACATACAGTAAGTaataacccctccccccaaaaatggTATAATGCATAGGTAGTATAACTAGTTACCAAAATGAGCAAAACGTTTGACTACAGTGATCTTGACACTGtgcacctttagtcccaacactggGAATCAGAGGCGGGAGCTCTCTTGTGAGTTGTGGTTAATCTTATCTGTGCAGTGTGGTCCAGGACAATAGGagcacaagaccctgtctcaaaaaacagcaaAAGAATCCCACCAGACAGTGATGCTGATACCtttaatctttaatcccagcactggagtcaGAAACAGGCAGACCTGAGGTCCAggctagtcagggctacatagagttcctgcctcaacaaaaccaaacccccaCAAAACTGACTTTTGCAACTATAATTTAGAAGAGAACGGAGCATATTCATGTTTATAATATTAGAAAGCATTCATTCTCATACACACTCTCCCGTGTGCTTTCATTTCAGAAACAGCGAATCAGAAAATCAATGTCATGACACACTTTGTAACTTTTTTTAGTTAAAGGAACTTGGGAAGCCAGATGAtgatagcacacacttttaatcctagcacactgagaggcaaaggcaggtggatctctgtgagttcaaagccagcctggtctacagagttgtactccagcacagccagggctatacagagaatccttgTCTTGAAAAAGTACACAAGGCCCGAGTAATGCACTATACCTGAATTTAATCTTCATATGCATATTACACAATTGTACATGAacaggaactcacacacacacacatacatcccacAGGATTGACTAACTTGTTCAAGGCCATATAGAGCATTGGTACTTGAACCCAGATATACATGCTCAACCACCAGCCtattaactgaaaataatttACACAAGTTCAACTGTtcaaaaatagggctggagagctggcacagcggttaagagcattgactgctcttccagagatcctgagttcaattcccagcaaccacatggtggctcacaaccatctgtccatctttaatgggatctgatgccctcttctggtgtgtctgaggacatcGACAgcctactcatatacataaataaattttaaaattttaaggaaaaaaacaaaacaaaaaacttttctTTTGCTCTCTAGTCTCAGATCACTGGTTCTTTTCAGTTCATGTAGACTATGAAACAGCTAATTTTCCTAGACAGCTAGAAGCTGGAGAAGAAACAGCCAGGTAAAGCCCAATTATTAAGTCAGGCCGGGAACCATAGTTACAAGGCTTTTCTGCCATCAGCAAATAGTCCCCTTGACTCTGATATTGTGTTTCAATAATAAATTTCCTGACCATTGCAGAAGTAAAATTGTTTAAATAGAATGTCTTTATTCCTGTTTCCCAGctgtgatggttcatatatgattggcccagggagtgaccctattaggaggtgtggccttgttggaataggtgtgtcactgtggatgtgggcttaagaccctcaccctagtctTCCTAGTGGAAGTCAgtattccactagcagccttcagatgaagatgtagaactctcagctcctcctgcaccatgcctgcctggatgctgccatgtttctgccttgatgacaatggactgaacctctgagcctgtaagccagcgccaattaaatgttgtcttttataaaacttacagcctggcagtggtggcacatgcctttgatcccagcacttgggaggtagaggcaggtggatttctgagttcgaggccaacctggttccaggacagccagggctacacagagaaaccctgtctcaaaacaaaaacaaaaacaagcaaaaaaaaacttgcattggtcatggtgtttgttcacagcagtggaaccccaactaagacaccaactttctctcctttcctccttcctttcatccttttttccttcattcattcctttccttttttcttcaatccttccttctttctttttttttttttttttgagacagggtctcactgtatagccttggttagtctagaactcatagagatctgcctgcctcttcctcctgaatgatggaataaaaaaattaccATCACTTTAAAAAGTGatcacagccgggcggtggtggcgcatgcctgtaatcccagcactctgggagaggcaggcagatttctgagttcgaggccagcctggtctacagagtgagctccaggacagccagggctacacagagaaaccctgtcttgaaaaagccaaatccaaaaaacaaaaacaaacaaacaaaaaaaaaacccaaaaaaaaagtgatcacaataaaaaaaggaaaacttttaaaatgaaaagccaTTAGAGCATGCCATTTTCCTGTCAGCCAACCCCAGCTTACCTGTGGCAGATGGGAAGAGGGGGCTTAGACTTGGTTATTTAATTGAATTCTCAACCATGCAGCCTATAGTTTTGCTGTTTGGTGTGAGAACAGCTATCTGGATAGCTGACTCTGGGCTCAGACccaagatcctcctgtctcagctgccACATCCGACTTTACAATACTGTCTTGACAGAGTTACAAAGCTAGGACTTcacacatactaggcaagcactctagcaCTGAGCTTCATCTTCAGTGGATCCCTGCTGGTGACGTTGCCCCATGCCACAACTGGAATACTTCTGTGGCCAGGGTGGTACTTGATACAAGTTATTTGTTTACAGGTAGCTTTTGAAAATGGCTGCCTCTCATTACAGCGGGCTTACAGCTGTTGCTGATGTAATTAAAGATCTAGACACTCAGATAGCAGTAAGTAAATTCCTTGAGGCTGCCATGAGCAGAACTTGGTGAATGTGCTTCTGGTCTTGACACCACAGCTGATGTCCACACAGCCAGTCTAATGGCTCTACGATTTAGGAGTTGTGGCTGCTTCAGGCAAGGGCCTTGGCACGTCTTGAAGAATGCTAAAACACAAAGAAGTAGTTTGTTACTGGTAAAGCAGAGCTCTTAATAGTTACTAAAAGTTGTGTTTATTGGGCAGAACCCTGCCTTGTACTTAAGCATGTTTCGGAATGCTTCAACATGTTTTGAAGTGAACTAATTGTTTTCTTAAGCTTTGTGACTGGGATTCACGTATTTGATTGTGCTTCTGTTTATTTGAATTTAACATTTGATACTTAAAATAATGCATGTAAGTACTTAACCCAATATTCTGCTTGTATGAATTCCTCAAAAATGCCTTACTTATTCtagttcactttttaaaataagattgctgatttcatttacttttttccttatttcaaTTTTGTGAACTATTTCATTTCCGTTTTGGAGACAAGATGGTTTCTAAAAACCAGGTGAGAGCAATGAAATTCTTTATTCCCTCCATGTTAATGTCACCATCAAGAGGTCACCCTTTCAGAGAAGACTCaaagtctggggctggagagatggctcagcggttaagagcactgactgctcttccaaaggtcctgagttcaaatcccagcaaccacatggtggctcacaaccatccataatgaaatatggtgccctcttctggtgtgtctgaagacagctacagtgtacttacttataataaatctttaaaaaaaaaagactcaaagtCTGACAGATTTCATGTTACTTTCAAAACTCAGGTGTCCCTAGAgtaactctgtctctgttttccttcCACAGTTGATTGGCCTTGGTCCTCACAGCTCTAAAAAGAAGCAGGATCTTGATAAGCTCTATGAGCTGAAGTCTAAAGCACTGCAGATTATGAACCAGTTTGGCCCCTCAGCGCTAATCAACCTCTCcagtttctcatctataaaaccAGAGCCAGCCAGCACCCCGCCACAAGGCTCCATGGCCAATAGCACCACGGTGGGGAAGATAGCAGGCACTCCCGGGACAGGTGGTCGTCTCAGCCCAGAAAACAACCAGGTACCTCAGCCTGTCTTCCTCAGAGCTCCCTCTCTAATTTGACCCTATGCATACAGAGATGGACATTGTCAGGAggtcatttttttaagatttatttatttatttcatttatatgagtacatttcactgtcttcagacacatgagaagagggcatcagatcccattacatatggttgtaagccactatgtggttgctgggatttgaactcgacctctggaagagcagtcaagcagtcagtgctcttaactactgagccatctcgccagccctacAGTGTCAGTTTCTACTCTGTTATACATggctgcatatgtgtatgtatgtatatccatATAAACACGTGTAATAACAAACTTTCATACGGCAGGTAGCTAGAGTTTTGGCTTTATTTTGTTGAGCTAGTGTTTTAGTCTGTAGCCCAGAGTGACTGAATCCCCAGTCACTATGTGGCCCTAGCCAGCCTCAGGTCATAGGTAATCCTCTTGCCAAGCTGTGGGATTATAGAAATAAACCATCACACTCAGCAGTAGCAGATATTTTATGAGTTATCTATACAGCATAGCTATCTATATATTATAGTATAGAATCTATACTGTGTATAGCTCCTTATTTGTAAAAGGAGTCTTCTCTTCAGTTGCTCCTTCTTGTGGTTTTTACTGCTGCCATCACTGTCAGCAGGGATTCCCTCTTTGTACCTG is a window encoding:
- the Taf12 gene encoding transcription initiation factor TFIID subunit 12 isoform X1 — encoded protein: MAASHYSGLTAVADVIKDLDTQIALIGLGPHSSKKKQDLDKLYELKSKALQIMNQFGPSALINLSSFSSIKPEPASTPPQGSMANSTTVGKIAGTPGTGGRLSPENNQVLTKKKLQDLVREVDPNEQLDEDVEEMLLQIADDFIESVVTAACQLARHRKSSTLEVKDVQLHLERQWNMWIPGFGSEEIRPYKKACTTEAHKQRMALIRKTTKK